Proteins from a single region of Harmonia axyridis chromosome 4, icHarAxyr1.1, whole genome shotgun sequence:
- the LOC123678489 gene encoding uncharacterized protein LOC123678489 isoform X2 produces the protein MESQSFKVTFEKEIKGKMRKCWVELIPDDQKEKAVEIFKKIFAADEPLCKTTKMIEDKESMEYFTRFLWYAINQNCTLACFVELEDGQNEMVAVNICYRNTTVKEMVQRAEFQEVPEGINKILETLMYLNKLKDISQEMNVTEYLTSIGLVVIPEYRGYNLGLQVLASRKMLCEKLGLKASLTTFTSPASQRLAEKGGFKDIVSLTYDELEKMRPASKFPDINKYSKRIRNMYILYE, from the exons atggAGAGTCAGTCATTCAAGGTGacatttgaaaaagaaataaaagggAAAATGAGGAAGTGTTGGGTTGAACTTATACCAGatgatcaaaaagaaaaagccgttgaaattttcaaaaaaatttttgcagcTGATGAGCCCTTGTGTAAAACAACAA aaatgatTGAGGATAAAGAGTCCATGGAATACTTTACAAGGTTTTTGTGGTACGCAATAAATCAGAATTGCACTTTGGCCTGCTTCGTTGAACTGGAAGATGGACAGAACGAAATGGTAGCAGTTAATATTTGTTACCGAAATACAACCGTTAAAGAAATGGTGCAAAGAGCTGAG TTTCAGGAAGTTCCTGAAGGAATCAATAAGATTCTCGAAACACTCATGTACCTGAATAAGCTGAAGGATATTTCGCAGGAAATGAATGTAACGGAGTATTTGACATCAATAGGTTTGGTTGTGATTCCGGAATACCGAGGGTATAATTTAGGGCTGCAAGTTTTGGCTTCAAG gaaaatGCTTTGTGAGAAATTGGGACTGAAGGCTTCTCTCACTACTTTTACGTCACCAGCGTCTCAACGTTTGGCCGAAAAGGGAGGATTTAAGGATATTGTTTCTCTAACTTACGACGAATTGGAGAAGATGAGACCAGCTTCCAAATTTCCAGACATCAATAAATACTCCAAACGTATcagaaatatgtatattttatatgaataa
- the LOC123678489 gene encoding uncharacterized protein LOC123678489 isoform X1: MEKQNINLSFNKEVKGEIRKFWVQILSEDQKKEALEIFRRYFVRDEPLCRCLEMIEDKESMEYFTRFLWYAINQNCTLACFVELEDGQNEMVAVNICYRNTTVKEMVQRAEFQEVPEGINKILETLMYLNKLKDISQEMNVTEYLTSIGLVVIPEYRGYNLGLQVLASRKMLCEKLGLKASLTTFTSPASQRLAEKGGFKDIVSLTYDELEKMRPASKFPDINKYSKRIRNMYILYE, from the exons ATGGAAAAACAAAACATTAATTTATCATTCAATAAAGAAGTGAAAGGTGAGATCAGGAAGTTTTGGGTGCAAATCTTGTCAGAAGATCAAAAAAAGGAAGCCCTTGAAATATTTCGAAGATATTTTGTACGAGATGAACCCTTGTGTAGATGCTTGG aaatgatTGAGGATAAAGAGTCCATGGAATACTTTACAAGGTTTTTGTGGTACGCAATAAATCAGAATTGCACTTTGGCCTGCTTCGTTGAACTGGAAGATGGACAGAACGAAATGGTAGCAGTTAATATTTGTTACCGAAATACAACCGTTAAAGAAATGGTGCAAAGAGCTGAG TTTCAGGAAGTTCCTGAAGGAATCAATAAGATTCTCGAAACACTCATGTACCTGAATAAGCTGAAGGATATTTCGCAGGAAATGAATGTAACGGAGTATTTGACATCAATAGGTTTGGTTGTGATTCCGGAATACCGAGGGTATAATTTAGGGCTGCAAGTTTTGGCTTCAAG gaaaatGCTTTGTGAGAAATTGGGACTGAAGGCTTCTCTCACTACTTTTACGTCACCAGCGTCTCAACGTTTGGCCGAAAAGGGAGGATTTAAGGATATTGTTTCTCTAACTTACGACGAATTGGAGAAGATGAGACCAGCTTCCAAATTTCCAGACATCAATAAATACTCCAAACGTATcagaaatatgtatattttatatgaataa